The sequence below is a genomic window from Deinococcus humi.
AAAAAGCGGCCAAAAAGGCCGCTTTGATTCTTCTAAGATAAGGCAGTATTCAGCCGCTGTCAAACACATGCATCGGGTGCCGGGGCAGCGGCACGGGGCGGGGCGAGGCCACTCAAGGAGATCGTCAACGTCAGGCACGTTCAGCAATAGACACTGGCGCCGACCCACAGCAGTGGGTGGTCTCCAACTTCAGAGGAGAGCCCACGAGCCTGAGTGAGCACTTGTTCATCCCTGAGAAGGGCCGCAGTGGCGGTGATCTCCGGGGGCGGTTGTGTGGACTTAACCGTCCGCTCTATGTGAATCAGGGTCCCAGCGACGCCATGCTGCTGGGACAGTTCCGCTACGAACTGTTCACGCGGCAGAACAGAACGATCTATTCATTCAGTTCTGGCGATTACGTCTTCCATGACCTTCCCGTAATTTCCGTTCAGTGTGTCCCACCCATCAACAGGTGGGCCATTCTCTTGTCCTAAGAGAGGTCGCCCCAACACGTCCACTGATGGCGAACCGTCCCGACAAATACAGCCAGGCAGCACTGGACAGTGCATCAGGACAGGCAGAACATCGTTACCGCTGCGCCATCGACAGATCCCGAGACGCAGCGCTAGCAACTCCTGCTTCTTACACGGTCCATAGCGAGGGGGCTTTTCTGGCTTTCAAGACCGTGTCGCCCCATGAGGGTGGGCATCGTTCTCAGGGTCAATAACTGGTGGGGAGGCTGGCCGCGCCAAACCAGTAGGCCTCTAAAAGCTTGACCACGGATAAGAACTCATCCAGGCGGGTGGGCTTGCTGAGGTAGGAATTGGCCTGCAGTGCGTACGCGCGCTTCACATCGGCTGGAGCGTGCGAAGTGGTGAAGACCACCACCGGCAGGTGAGCGAGGGATGGGTCGGCCCGCAGGGCAGCCAGCACCTCAAACCCGTTCATGCGGGGCATGTTCAAGTCGAGCAGGATCAGGCTCGGAAGGATCCCCAGATCTCTGGCCGCCCGCATCTGCTCTAAGGCGTCCAAACCGTCCCGGGCAACCGTCAGATGCACTTGCGTGCCGGACAGTTCCAGGGCCGACTCCATCAAAAAGACGTCGGCAGGATTGTCCTCCACCAAAAGCAGACGCGCCGAGTCAGGCATCCCGGGCAGCCTCCCGAGGATCAGGCAGGTGGAAGGTCAGAGCCGCGCCCTGACCGGGAGTGGAGGCGAGGTGCAGACTTCCCCCGTGCGTCTCAGCAATTTTGCGGCACAACGTCAGTCCAATCCCATTTCCGGTCACGTCCTCTCGTCGGTTCAGGCGCTGAAAAAGGCCGAACACTTTGTCGTGAAATTCGGGCGCAATTCCCGCGCCCTGATCCTGTACGGTAATGTTCCAGGCCCCTGGCACCCGTTCAGCGCCCACTTGCACTTCAGGAGCCGGGCCACCGAAGGTCAGCGCGTTATCGAGCAGGTGCCGCAGGAGGGCGTGCAGTCTCGCTGGATCAGCCTGAACAGTCGGAAGGCCCTCTTGGATCTTAATCCGGGCCCCAGCGGACTGAAGTTTGGGTTGCAGCGTCTCCATCACGCCGTTCAGAACCTGTCCCAAGGCCACGGGGCGGCGAATGGGCGGTGGCGCCGACAGCAGATCCGTGTATGTGTGCAGGTCGCGAGTCAGACTGCGCAGACGGGCCGTTTCGTTCAAGATGAACTGAATCATGCGCTCACCGTTTGCGTCCACCTGGTCCTGGTAGCGGAGCTGGAACAGCTCCGCGAACTGCGCGATCAGGCGCACCGGTTCTTGCATATCGTGGGCGATCACAAAGGCGTACTGCCGCCACTCGGCATTGGACTGTTCAAGTGCTGCATTCAGGGACCGGACCACACTCAACCGTTCGCCCAATGCTGCGGTGAGGGCACGCTGAAGGTCTTGCGCCTCTTCCACCTCTCCGGCGTGCCAGGGCGCGGCGTGACCACGCACCGTCTCGACATAGGTTTCAAACGACCGTCGCGGTCCCAGCGTGTCTTTGGCCTGCTCCGGAGTCGCTCCCCCCCAGGCCACCTCCGCCCTGATTTCCGGGCGCAGCCATACCACCCCCTCGGACCAGCCGCTCCCCACGCTGATGGCGAGCAGGCCGCTGGCCCGGTCAGTCAGGGCCAGCGCAGGCGGCCAGTGTTCAGAGAGGGCGTCCGTCTGGAAGAAGGTTCCCTCCCGGGTGCGCAGCCAGCCGAGAAGCGCTTCTACCTCGCCTGGACTCAGGGCGGTTCCCCTGACCTGCCAGCGCCCCTCAAAGAATACGATCACGCCTTCGGCCTGCATCAGGCCCCTCAAATCCAGCGCCTCATCGGTCAGGGTGTCCAGCGGAGCCAGCGACCCGGCGGCGGCGTCCACGATCTGCCGGTGGCGGTTTTGAAGGCCGCGCCGGAAAGCGTCAATGTCTGCCCGGTATTTGATCTGGACCTGGAGGTTCAGCAACCGCCCCAGGTACTCCAGCGCTGAGCG
It includes:
- a CDS encoding response regulator, producing MPDSARLLLVEDNPADVFLMESALELSGTQVHLTVARDGLDALEQMRAARDLGILPSLILLDLNMPRMNGFEVLAALRADPSLAHLPVVVFTTSHAPADVKRAYALQANSYLSKPTRLDEFLSVVKLLEAYWFGAASLPTSY
- a CDS encoding ATP-binding protein codes for the protein MTGGSPELLPPTYLGGPQITTENCEREPIHIPGSIQPHGALLTVDARTHQILQVSLNSETYLGRLPNELRGAPLSSLLPVPVFHALVMALPTGAPDHLQYRTTFGLPTGHVALTAHRVEDLLVLEFEMGEATDSTGPHALRNAVFALESAPTLMDLTQVAARLVQEISGFDRVMIYRFSEDASGEVIAETHREDMTPFLKHRFPAADIPVQARALYVRHLLRLTADTHAAPVALEPVLNPQTGQPTALGGAVLRSTSPMHLQYLRNMGVRSSLSVSIVVDGQLWGLIACHHGSAYVLSPEIRSALEYLGRLLNLQVQIKYRADIDAFRRGLQNRHRQIVDAAAGSLAPLDTLTDEALDLRGLMQAEGVIVFFEGRWQVRGTALSPGEVEALLGWLRTREGTFFQTDALSEHWPPALALTDRASGLLAISVGSGWSEGVVWLRPEIRAEVAWGGATPEQAKDTLGPRRSFETYVETVRGHAAPWHAGEVEEAQDLQRALTAALGERLSVVRSLNAALEQSNAEWRQYAFVIAHDMQEPVRLIAQFAELFQLRYQDQVDANGERMIQFILNETARLRSLTRDLHTYTDLLSAPPPIRRPVALGQVLNGVMETLQPKLQSAGARIKIQEGLPTVQADPARLHALLRHLLDNALTFGGPAPEVQVGAERVPGAWNITVQDQGAGIAPEFHDKVFGLFQRLNRREDVTGNGIGLTLCRKIAETHGGSLHLASTPGQGAALTFHLPDPREAARDA